The genomic segment acatgatattgtgaggttagcgatactcacgataactgtaaaagtaaaataaaaaaataagtcacaatattgtaaaaaaatgaaataaaaacaaaaaaaattatattgagaaaagaatgtacttttgcttttgagttataattaatcttttatgttttgtcaaaccttgcacgataacccccccacccccaaaaaaaacaaaattaagtgtgacaacacaccatataaacataccatagtgtttttccattgtagtgaaattcaaacatgaaaaccttctgggcatcatgatacactctcagcctgttttcacgttcctgtttgcttataacttctcctcgatattcagtaggaaagactcccttctgaaaggagcaggaactgaacactcctcgaccttacaaagaaaaagggatacaacagaaatatttcattataacagtaatgaaaactaggcccatactaaagaatcttttaccaatactcacctttgaatgaattaatatattttatggtgaagccatccttgtctttacctaaggatgaaaaatatgctacctcttctttgggtttaacttttgccctctgtggcctcatgactgacatatctcactgaagataatgatctaaagctatagaaaaaaatgagtttcaatcagtttgataggtaacttggtgcagatgttttgaagttgactttctgtggaccataatatcctgtgcagtgtgcagtaaatgtgccaacgaaaataaaatagtggatagcacagctctgctaaatatttgcataaattaaatgtaatgaacactaacagactttactgaaatatttctatttaaagaacaaatttaagtaaacacaaatgcagcaatttaccaatacttcatttatactgtactggtaatactaaaccattgtatattttcacatcacaaaccagcctatcaaaccagcctgttattgctttcctcttaaaaatttcaattagcatttatcttactcaacagacggttagctctgctatgctaactgagctaaccgtcgctaacaaaagcgtagcaattctaaataattagctgcaaccatcataatcaacagatggttaggtatgctaacgttagcttagctgcacttacactggacttgcattataaatcattttcagcaatgtacacaagcgaccaacattaaaataaacaagtttctggaggaaaaattcgagcttcaaacctacctcattagcacagctacactgccatcacgtctcgtgaagtaattagagccgggggcggttctctatcggggctgctagatgacgtcacttccgtactccgggcaatataataaatcacatttaaatcaacaaattggttcagtgttggattatgaactttgttgataagagtggctattgttctatgatttacagtgtcaattaaaaaaaaaaaatagatcacatttaaaattaacccgaaaggctcatatactaaattaattaccacagacgaaaacaaaggatattattgctagaattatagataattttgtaatcgtttaatgtgatttcagtttgcttttttaaaaagttatttttttttttttcattaacgaaaatgtttttttgctttagtaaataaaataaccttgctgctgtcacacagttgctgtccgaggatgttttggtactatactttagtaatggacgcatgtgttttttggcaaaattgtgagcgagcccagtaacttggcttagaagcaaccctgcaaatgaatggtcacatgatgctttactgttggcatgaagcaggactgatggtagcgctcatcttttcttctccagacaagcatttttccggatgccccaaacagttggaaagggggttaatcagagaaaataactgtaactcttttttccttattttggtctgtgtttatggaatccctttttcactggtcacaccaggccatcctccaaaagtcttactccctcaccatgagtgtagatggactcatacctgcttactgccattcctgagcaagctctacactggtggtgatgtccttatccctgcagctgaatcaactttgggagatagtcctggcttttgctggattttcttgggtgccctgaagccttcttcacttaaagtttgtaactaaaggaaattactttaattttcatggcaaatagggactttgcaattcatctaatcactataacattctggagtacatgtacatgcaaattgccatcataaaaaaacaataataagtcagcactgcagattcttagaaaatcaatgtcattctcaaaacatttggccgctggtgtacagaaagatgttatactgtaaaggcagggtgggatgttaaatgatgaattaatgtacggcactgacagtttctctgtctctgctgttaaccattgtacatttttaaataaacaaccactgaaataattaaatactgaaatatataattaaatatcgtagggtatttcattatttaattatttacttaggaaatggtggctgcaaaaaaaaaaaaaaaaggctctgtgtctacagacaaacattcacaatacacagcattttgagaaaaaactgaattatggagacgtgcgtaattgtgaggacaggtgatggtcagccaatcaaatgctgtgaaatatacactggtgtgaattattcatgaagtggtgcattacaaggaccttcctacagggggcgccatcaaatacacaaaaatacacaaattcacgtaattatgctttacaaggacattggctaaaactttggatttaagccttctacagccctagaagcacttctgcattgaaataattatgaggacatgggctgtgtcctcataattcaaaatgtcctcgcagcacggcatgtattcaggtgaaatgtcctcataatacacaaaggcaaacacacacacacacgcacacacacacacacacacacacacacacacacacacacacacacgtttggtTCAAAAATGGAATGGTCATTTTGCTCATTAAGCTAGCCAGTTCTTAAATAGACcattttttgagttatttgaaaaaaaaaaggccagcctAAAATTTATTAGAGTGTAaattatgtacagtacagtatataggGTGAAAGAAGCATCAAAATTACAATTGCCAATGTGGTGTTTTTTGTGTCTGGGGCAGACCTAAATCCCAAGCTGGGCCAGATACTGTCATGGTTTGGGTTTGGTTAGTTACTTTGTTTGGTGttttgtcatgatctgtgttttgtttggtttggttttcgTTGTCATGTCTCCTTGTCATTGTGCTCGTCATACGGGTCTCCTTGTGTCTTCCAATCAGCACCCTCTGCCCCTTGTTTTATGTCCAGGTGTTTGTCATTGTCTCGTTAGTTTGCTCCTGTTTAGTTCCCTCCATCCCTGCaatctttgttggatcattcattttcttttcacagTCTGTCAGT from the Vanacampus margaritifer isolate UIUO_Vmar chromosome 10, RoL_Vmar_1.0, whole genome shotgun sequence genome contains:
- the LOC144059257 gene encoding uncharacterized protein LOC144059257, producing the protein MSVMRPQRAKVKPKEEVAYFSSLGKDKDGFTIKYINSFKGRGVFSSCSFQKGVFPTEYRGEVISKQERENRLRVYHDAQKVFMFEFHYNGKTLWFPLKHNLMKTPLSQTAPKLTRFQLTHNLKTYSSCHRPS